One window from the genome of Epinephelus fuscoguttatus linkage group LG3, E.fuscoguttatus.final_Chr_v1 encodes:
- the cep44 gene encoding centrosomal protein of 44 kDa — translation MLSAGDVRGCLRKLESLLRVLKYPGNVDYNGLSKGDPSAFLPIVSFTLTSFSPPFAEQLLEAGLELTGKTDLRFIDTLYKVLRDIFDYKPILTKQQFLQWGFSQRKISVICDIINLVLQKHNQLKKPRVRCPVSHRDGRGEALSTLTDADTVSKRPFVVNHMENPSTFPTNSSQADACSSNNVTRASDNEVHSSSAENGIRELAGQEEDKENILNSSEVEGRLSALEAQQEILLSGLQRLSILERRLDELDKWRNTDKYEEQVITVSKKCWENLMSRVLLLETKLDLSNVQLSVPPPCPSSASSCSSVSTSDASKEDLKERLERITNMLKSTSSLLKNTESSTKLQIHYDK, via the exons ATGTTGTCTGCTGGAGATGTCCGTGGCTGTCTTCGTAAGCTGGAAAGTCTGCTGCGAGTGTTAAAGTACCCAGGAAATGTCGACTACAATGG CCTTTCCAAAGGGGATCCCTCCGCTTTTCTACCAATTGTGAGCTTCACCCTCACCTCCTTCTCCCCACCCTTTGCTGAGCAACTACTAGAGGCTGGACTGGAGCTGACTGGCAAAACTGACCTCCGATTCATTGACACTCTTTATAAG gtaCTGCGAGACATCTTCGATTACAAGCCTATATTGACCAAGCAGCAGTTCCTCCAGTGGGGTTTCTCTCAAAGGAAAATCTCTGTcatctgtgacatcattaaCCTGGTCCTGCAGAAACACAACCAACTGAAGAAG ccGAGAGTCAGATGTCCTGTCTCGCACAGGGATGGCAGAGGAGAAGCTCTTTCAACGCTGACTGATGCAGACACT GTGTCCAAGAGGCCATTTGTTGTGAACCACATGGAAAATCCCTCCACTTTTCCCACAAACTCCTCCCAAGCTGACGCATGCTCCTCCAATAATGTAACCCGTGCCTCTGATAATGAAGTCCACTCCAGTTCTGCTGAAAATGGGATCAGAGAGCTggcaggacaggaggaggacaagGAGAACATTCTTAAT TCATCAGAGGTGGAGGGAAGGCTCTCAGCACTGGAAGCTCAACAAGAGATTCTTCTGTCTGGGCTCCAGAGGCTCAGTATCCTTGAGAGACGCCTGGACGAACTTGACAAATGGAGAAACACAGACAAG TATGAAGAACAAGTCATCACTGTATCCAAGAAGTGCTGGGAAAATCTGATGAGCAGGGTCCTGTTACTGGAAACTAAACTAGATCTGAGCAATGTACAG TTAAGTGTGCCGCCGCCATGTCCGTCATCTGCCTCTTCGTGTTCTTCAGTTTCCACATCTGATGCTTCAAAG gaGGATCTTAAGGAGAGGCTAGAGAGGATCACAAACAT gctgaaGAGCACCTCCAGTCTGCTGAAGaacactgaatcctccacaaaaCTGCAGATACATTATGACAAATGA
- the fbxo8 gene encoding F-box only protein 8, with product MGQALWRLPPRQQQQLQEELADRLADRGGGGGGGGGRREQGKDGGHQRRVPQQCYGPDIYHLLRTRMGGKEQHGFIDLEMLPPELGITILSYLNATDLCLAGCVWQDLGNDEYLWQGLCKSTWGHCSIYNRRLPAGFSYRRLYLQLDEGSLTFNANAQEGISYFMSKGILVDHPTELAKFIFYTRRLNWKMLRIYLDERRDVLDELVTLHNFSNQFLPNALRDFFRHIHAPEERGEYLETLITKFSHRFCTCNPSLVRELGLSPDAVYVLCYSLILLSIDLTSPHVKNKMSKREFIRNTRRAAHNVSDDFVGHLYDNIYLIGHVAA from the exons ATGGGTCAAGCACTGTGGAGGCTGCCTCCtagacaacagcagcagcttcaggaaGAGCTTGCAGACCGACTAGCTGACCGAGGAGgcggaggcggaggaggaggaggaagacgagaGCAAG GGAAAGATGGAGGTCACCAGAGAAGAGTGCCTCAGCAGTGTTATGGCCCAGACATCTACCATCTGCTAAGAACACGCATGGGTG GTAAGGAACAGCATGGATTTATAGATTTGGAGATGTTGCCCCCTGAATTAGGCATCACCATACTGTCGTACCTGAATGCTACTGATCTGTGCCTGGCCGGCTGTGTGTGGCAGGACCTGGGAAATGACGAATATCTCTGGCAGGG GCTGTGTAAATCCACATGGGGACACTGCTCCATCTACAACAGAAGACTACCTGCTGGTTTCTCATATAGAAGACTCTACCTACAGCTAGATGAGGGCAGCCTGACATTCAACGCAAACGCACAGGAG gGTATCAGTTACTTTATGTCTAAAGGTATACTAGTGGATCATCCGACAGAGCTGGCAAAATTCATCTTCTACACTAGACGGCTCAACTGGAAGATGCTGAGGATTTACCTGGATGAGAG GCGGGATGTCCTGGACGAGTTGGTGACCCTCCATAACTTCAGTAACCAGTTCCTCCCCAACGCTCTGCGGGACTTCTTTAGGCACATTCACGCaccagaggagagaggagagtaTCTGGAAACTCTCATCACCAAGTTCAGCCACAGGTTTTGTACCTGTAACCCTAGCCTTGTCCGAGAGCTGGGCCTCAGTCCTG ATGCTGTCTATGTGCTGTGCTACAGTCTCATCCTACTGTCCATCGACCTGACCAGCCCCCAcgtcaaaaacaaaatgtccaaGAGGGAGTTTATCAGGAACACTCGCCGAGCAGCACATAATGTGTCGGATGACTTTGTAGGCCACCTCTATGACAACATATACCTGATTGGCCACGTGGCGGCATAG